A section of the Oryzias latipes chromosome 10, ASM223467v1 genome encodes:
- the slc44a1 gene encoding choline transporter-like protein 1 isoform X1 codes for MDPKRLSSSSQQQVMLRKKRTKREWRPLEDRSCTDLPWFLLFTVFCVGMGSICGFTIVTGGAARLVFGYDSYGNTCGQRNELIEGVRLSGLDHTDRKFVFFLDPCNIDIVQRKIKSVALCVSLCPAEELQTYQDLKRFAMVNGSELCSYELAAHKYPGLPERIDKCPKLPVPPSKPLPVFNRCTPVDVSCYAKFAEAVVTFVGDSSVLHRLIAGVAASKEIIIGLCVLALALSMILMVIIRYISAVLVWILTSLVVLGSLAGTGVLWWLYIDHRLYGNDTSPKLPKEAKEEMKAELSADSGQALLVYAVSASVFTIILLLLMLFMRKRVALTIALFHVAGKVFIHLPLLTLQPFVTFLALLLFWIYWILVLLFLGTSGNPEQNEETGLTEFRLTGPLQYLTWYHAVGLVWISEFILACQQMTVAGAVVTYYFTRDKNRLPVTPILSSVLRLVRYHLGTVAKGSFIITLVKIPRLILMYIHNQLKGRENVCARLLLKTCICCLWCLEKCLNYLNQNAYAATAINSTSFCTSARDAFVILVENALRVATINAIGDFVLFLAKILIMTSTAFAGVLLLNYQRDYTEWLLPLIIVCLFSFLVAHCFLSIFEIVVDVLFLCFAIDTKYNDGTPGKEFFMDKALMEFVESSRRLGRAAERGRSRVKEAVSEGAEMKPMVSECGGEGGVTRRKSSSEIAGLSARPHLVEGEEWEELQEFQVYYLLVGVLVDWMLTEQSDFVLCLSEDVVLFLCIYLPTSTLFLFVSLLHTPSSAPSAKKSAAVCTAC; via the exons ATGGACCCTAAGCGGCTTTCTTCAAGCTCCCAGCAGCAGGTTATGCTCCGGAAAAAG AGGACAAAGAGAGAATGGAGACCGCTGGAGGACCGCAGCTGCACAGACCTGCCCTGGTTCCTGCTCTTCACAGTCTTCTGCGTCGGCATG GGCAGCATCTGCGGCTTCACCATCGTCACCGGCGGCGCCGCTCGCCTGGTTTTCGGATATGACAGCTATGGCAACACCTGCGGCCAACGCAACGAGCTGATCGAAGGCGTGCGACTGAGTGGCCTCGACCACACCGACAggaa GTTCGTCTTCTTCTTGGATCCCTGCAACATCGACATAGTTCAGAGGAAAATCAAGTCTGTGGCTCTGTGTGTGTCCCTGTGTCCCGCTGAGGAGCTGCAGACCTACCAGGACCTGAAGAGATTCGCCATGGTCAACG GATCGGAGTTGTGTTCTTATGAGTTAGCTGCTCACAAATATCCCGGTCTCCCAGAGAGAATCGATAAATGTCCCAAACTTCCTGTTCCTCCCAG TAAGCCTCTGCCGGTGTTTAACCGCTGCACCCCGGTGGACGTCTCATGCTACGCCAAGTTTGCAGAGGCCGTGGTGACGTTTGTGGGCGACAGCAGTGTCTTGCACCGCCTGATCGCCGGCGTCGCCGCCAGTAAAGAGATCATTATCGGATTGTGTGTTCTCGCTCTGG CTCTTTCCATGATCCTCATGGTGATCATCCGGTACATCTCGGCTGTCCTCGTCTGGATCCTCACCTCGTTGGTCGTTCTTGGATCCCTTG CGGGGACCGGCGTGCTCTGGTGGCTCTACATCGACCATCGGCTGTACGGCAACGACACGTCCCCCAAACTACCGAAGGAGGCCAAGGAGGAGATGAAGGCGGAGCTTAGTGCTGACAGTGGGCAGGCTCTGCTGGTGTACGCCGTGTCCGCCAGTGTCTTCACC atcatcctgctgctgctgatgctgttcATGAGGAAGCGGGTGGCGCTCACCATCGCTCTGTTCCATGTGGCAGGAAAGGTCTTCATCCACCTCCCCCTCCTCACCCTGCAGCCCTTCGTCACCTTCCTGGCTCTGCTGCTCTTCTGGATCTACTGGATCCTGGTCCTGCTCTTCCTGGGAACAAGTG GGAACCCGGAGCAGAACGAGGAGACAGGGCTGACAGAGTTCAGGTTGACGGGTCCTCTGCAGTACCTGACCTGGTACCATGCTGTGGGTCTGGTCTGGATCAGTGAATTTATCCTGGCCTGCCAGCAGATGACAGTGGCAGGAGCCGTTGTTACATATTACTTCACCAG GGACAAGAACCGGCTCCCAGTGACACCGATCCTGTCCTCGGTGCTGAGGCTGGTCCGGTACCACCTTGGCACAGTTGCCAAGGGATCCTTCATCATCACGCTGGTGAAGATCCCCAGACTCATTCTCATGTACATCCACAACCAGCTGAAAGGACGG GAGAACGTGTGCGCCCGCCTCCTGCTGAAGACGTGCATCTGCTGTCTGTGGTGTTTGGAGAAGTGCCTCAACTATCTCAATCAG AATGCATATGCAGCCACAGCCATCAACAGCACCAGTTTCTGCACGTCTGCACGTGACGCCTTCGTCATCCTCGTGGAAAACGCTCTGCGCGTCGCCACAATCAACGCCATCGGAGACTTTGTGCTCTTTCTGGCGAAG ATCCTGATCATGACGTCGACGGCCTTCGCCGGTGTCCTCCTCCTGAACTACCAGCGGGATTACACCGAGTGGCTGCTGCCGCTCATCATCGTGTGTCTCTTCTCCTTTCTGGTGGCTCACTGCTTCCTGTCCATCTTTGAGATCGTGGTGGACGTCCTCTTCCTGTGCTTTGCCATTGATACCAAGTACAATGACGGCACGCCGGGGAAGGAGTTCTTCATGGACAAAGCTTTGATG GAGTTCGTGGAGAGCAGCAGGCGGCTGGGGCGAGCAGCAGAGCGCGGGCGGAGCCGGGTGAAGGAGGCGGTGTCAGAGGGGGCGGAGATGAAGCCCATGGTGAGTGAATGCGGTGGTGAAGGGGGTGTGACCAGGCGGAAAAGCTCATCAGAGATCGCAGGGTTGAGTGCGAGGCCACACCTGGTTGAGGGTGaagagtgggaggagcttcaggagttCCAGGTGTACTACCTGCTGGTGGGGGTGCTGGTGGACTGGATGCTGACGGAGCAGAGCGACTTCGTACTCTGTCTGAGTGAAGATGTTGTCCTCTTCCTTTGTATCTACCTGCCCACCTCCACCCTCTTCCTGTTTGTCAGCCTGCTGCACACGccaagctccgccccctcaGCCAAAAAATCAGCCGCCGTCTGCACCGCGTGCTAA
- the slc44a1 gene encoding choline transporter-like protein 1 isoform X3, whose translation MDPKRLSSSSQQQVMLRKKRTKREWRPLEDRSCTDLPWFLLFTVFCVGMGSICGFTIVTGGAARLVFGYDSYGNTCGQRNELIEGVRLSGLDHTDRKFVFFLDPCNIDIVQRKIKSVALCVSLCPAEELQTYQDLKRFAMVNGSELCSYELAAHKYPGLPERIDKCPKLPVPPSKPLPVFNRCTPVDVSCYAKFAEAVVTFVGDSSVLHRLIAGVAASKEIIIGLCVLALALSMILMVIIRYISAVLVWILTSLVVLGSLAGTGVLWWLYIDHRLYGNDTSPKLPKEAKEEMKAELSADSGQALLVYAVSASVFTIILLLLMLFMRKRVALTIALFHVAGKVFIHLPLLTLQPFVTFLALLLFWIYWILVLLFLGTSGNPEQNEETGLTEFRLTGPLQYLTWYHAVGLVWISEFILACQQMTVAGAVVTYYFTRDKNRLPVTPILSSVLRLVRYHLGTVAKGSFIITLVKIPRLILMYIHNQLKGRENVCARLLLKTCICCLWCLEKCLNYLNQNAYAATAINSTSFCTSARDAFVILVENALRVATINAIGDFVLFLAKILIMTSTAFAGVLLLNYQRDYTEWLLPLIIVCLFSFLVAHCFLSIFEIVVDVLFLCFAIDTKYNDGTPGKEFFMDKALMEFVESSRRLGRAAERGRSRVKEAVSEGAEMKPMKYVHLRATAPKPSQILTLRGVELQVGKKLIG comes from the exons ATGGACCCTAAGCGGCTTTCTTCAAGCTCCCAGCAGCAGGTTATGCTCCGGAAAAAG AGGACAAAGAGAGAATGGAGACCGCTGGAGGACCGCAGCTGCACAGACCTGCCCTGGTTCCTGCTCTTCACAGTCTTCTGCGTCGGCATG GGCAGCATCTGCGGCTTCACCATCGTCACCGGCGGCGCCGCTCGCCTGGTTTTCGGATATGACAGCTATGGCAACACCTGCGGCCAACGCAACGAGCTGATCGAAGGCGTGCGACTGAGTGGCCTCGACCACACCGACAggaa GTTCGTCTTCTTCTTGGATCCCTGCAACATCGACATAGTTCAGAGGAAAATCAAGTCTGTGGCTCTGTGTGTGTCCCTGTGTCCCGCTGAGGAGCTGCAGACCTACCAGGACCTGAAGAGATTCGCCATGGTCAACG GATCGGAGTTGTGTTCTTATGAGTTAGCTGCTCACAAATATCCCGGTCTCCCAGAGAGAATCGATAAATGTCCCAAACTTCCTGTTCCTCCCAG TAAGCCTCTGCCGGTGTTTAACCGCTGCACCCCGGTGGACGTCTCATGCTACGCCAAGTTTGCAGAGGCCGTGGTGACGTTTGTGGGCGACAGCAGTGTCTTGCACCGCCTGATCGCCGGCGTCGCCGCCAGTAAAGAGATCATTATCGGATTGTGTGTTCTCGCTCTGG CTCTTTCCATGATCCTCATGGTGATCATCCGGTACATCTCGGCTGTCCTCGTCTGGATCCTCACCTCGTTGGTCGTTCTTGGATCCCTTG CGGGGACCGGCGTGCTCTGGTGGCTCTACATCGACCATCGGCTGTACGGCAACGACACGTCCCCCAAACTACCGAAGGAGGCCAAGGAGGAGATGAAGGCGGAGCTTAGTGCTGACAGTGGGCAGGCTCTGCTGGTGTACGCCGTGTCCGCCAGTGTCTTCACC atcatcctgctgctgctgatgctgttcATGAGGAAGCGGGTGGCGCTCACCATCGCTCTGTTCCATGTGGCAGGAAAGGTCTTCATCCACCTCCCCCTCCTCACCCTGCAGCCCTTCGTCACCTTCCTGGCTCTGCTGCTCTTCTGGATCTACTGGATCCTGGTCCTGCTCTTCCTGGGAACAAGTG GGAACCCGGAGCAGAACGAGGAGACAGGGCTGACAGAGTTCAGGTTGACGGGTCCTCTGCAGTACCTGACCTGGTACCATGCTGTGGGTCTGGTCTGGATCAGTGAATTTATCCTGGCCTGCCAGCAGATGACAGTGGCAGGAGCCGTTGTTACATATTACTTCACCAG GGACAAGAACCGGCTCCCAGTGACACCGATCCTGTCCTCGGTGCTGAGGCTGGTCCGGTACCACCTTGGCACAGTTGCCAAGGGATCCTTCATCATCACGCTGGTGAAGATCCCCAGACTCATTCTCATGTACATCCACAACCAGCTGAAAGGACGG GAGAACGTGTGCGCCCGCCTCCTGCTGAAGACGTGCATCTGCTGTCTGTGGTGTTTGGAGAAGTGCCTCAACTATCTCAATCAG AATGCATATGCAGCCACAGCCATCAACAGCACCAGTTTCTGCACGTCTGCACGTGACGCCTTCGTCATCCTCGTGGAAAACGCTCTGCGCGTCGCCACAATCAACGCCATCGGAGACTTTGTGCTCTTTCTGGCGAAG ATCCTGATCATGACGTCGACGGCCTTCGCCGGTGTCCTCCTCCTGAACTACCAGCGGGATTACACCGAGTGGCTGCTGCCGCTCATCATCGTGTGTCTCTTCTCCTTTCTGGTGGCTCACTGCTTCCTGTCCATCTTTGAGATCGTGGTGGACGTCCTCTTCCTGTGCTTTGCCATTGATACCAAGTACAATGACGGCACGCCGGGGAAGGAGTTCTTCATGGACAAAGCTTTGATG GAGTTCGTGGAGAGCAGCAGGCGGCTGGGGCGAGCAGCAGAGCGCGGGCGGAGCCGGGTGAAGGAGGCGGTGTCAGAGGGGGCGGAGATGAAGCCCATG AAATATGTCCATCTTCGAGCGACAGCGCCCAAACCCTCGCAGATCTTAACGCTGCGCGGTGTGGAGCTGCAGGTGGGAAAAAAGCTGATTGGTTGA
- the slc44a1 gene encoding choline transporter-like protein 1 isoform X4 gives MDPKRLSSSSQQQVMLRKKRTKREWRPLEDRSCTDLPWFLLFTVFCVGMGSICGFTIVTGGAARLVFGYDSYGNTCGQRNELIEGVRLSGLDHTDRKFVFFLDPCNIDIVQRKIKSVALCVSLCPAEELQTYQDLKRFAMVNGSELCSYELAAHKYPGLPERIDKCPKLPVPPSKPLPVFNRCTPVDVSCYAKFAEAVVTFVGDSSVLHRLIAGVAASKEIIIGLCVLALALSMILMVIIRYISAVLVWILTSLVVLGSLAGTGVLWWLYIDHRLYGNDTSPKLPKEAKEEMKAELSADSGQALLVYAVSASVFTIILLLLMLFMRKRVALTIALFHVAGKVFIHLPLLTLQPFVTFLALLLFWIYWILVLLFLGTSGNPEQNEETGLTEFRLTGPLQYLTWYHAVGLVWISEFILACQQMTVAGAVVTYYFTRDKNRLPVTPILSSVLRLVRYHLGTVAKGSFIITLVKIPRLILMYIHNQLKGRENVCARLLLKTCICCLWCLEKCLNYLNQNAYAATAINSTSFCTSARDAFVILVENALRVATINAIGDFVLFLAKILIMTSTAFAGVLLLNYQRDYTEWLLPLIIVCLFSFLVAHCFLSIFEIVVDVLFLCFAIDTKYNDGTPGKEFFMDKALMEFVESSRRLGRAAERGRSRVKEAVSEGAEMKPMAPGTSSA, from the exons ATGGACCCTAAGCGGCTTTCTTCAAGCTCCCAGCAGCAGGTTATGCTCCGGAAAAAG AGGACAAAGAGAGAATGGAGACCGCTGGAGGACCGCAGCTGCACAGACCTGCCCTGGTTCCTGCTCTTCACAGTCTTCTGCGTCGGCATG GGCAGCATCTGCGGCTTCACCATCGTCACCGGCGGCGCCGCTCGCCTGGTTTTCGGATATGACAGCTATGGCAACACCTGCGGCCAACGCAACGAGCTGATCGAAGGCGTGCGACTGAGTGGCCTCGACCACACCGACAggaa GTTCGTCTTCTTCTTGGATCCCTGCAACATCGACATAGTTCAGAGGAAAATCAAGTCTGTGGCTCTGTGTGTGTCCCTGTGTCCCGCTGAGGAGCTGCAGACCTACCAGGACCTGAAGAGATTCGCCATGGTCAACG GATCGGAGTTGTGTTCTTATGAGTTAGCTGCTCACAAATATCCCGGTCTCCCAGAGAGAATCGATAAATGTCCCAAACTTCCTGTTCCTCCCAG TAAGCCTCTGCCGGTGTTTAACCGCTGCACCCCGGTGGACGTCTCATGCTACGCCAAGTTTGCAGAGGCCGTGGTGACGTTTGTGGGCGACAGCAGTGTCTTGCACCGCCTGATCGCCGGCGTCGCCGCCAGTAAAGAGATCATTATCGGATTGTGTGTTCTCGCTCTGG CTCTTTCCATGATCCTCATGGTGATCATCCGGTACATCTCGGCTGTCCTCGTCTGGATCCTCACCTCGTTGGTCGTTCTTGGATCCCTTG CGGGGACCGGCGTGCTCTGGTGGCTCTACATCGACCATCGGCTGTACGGCAACGACACGTCCCCCAAACTACCGAAGGAGGCCAAGGAGGAGATGAAGGCGGAGCTTAGTGCTGACAGTGGGCAGGCTCTGCTGGTGTACGCCGTGTCCGCCAGTGTCTTCACC atcatcctgctgctgctgatgctgttcATGAGGAAGCGGGTGGCGCTCACCATCGCTCTGTTCCATGTGGCAGGAAAGGTCTTCATCCACCTCCCCCTCCTCACCCTGCAGCCCTTCGTCACCTTCCTGGCTCTGCTGCTCTTCTGGATCTACTGGATCCTGGTCCTGCTCTTCCTGGGAACAAGTG GGAACCCGGAGCAGAACGAGGAGACAGGGCTGACAGAGTTCAGGTTGACGGGTCCTCTGCAGTACCTGACCTGGTACCATGCTGTGGGTCTGGTCTGGATCAGTGAATTTATCCTGGCCTGCCAGCAGATGACAGTGGCAGGAGCCGTTGTTACATATTACTTCACCAG GGACAAGAACCGGCTCCCAGTGACACCGATCCTGTCCTCGGTGCTGAGGCTGGTCCGGTACCACCTTGGCACAGTTGCCAAGGGATCCTTCATCATCACGCTGGTGAAGATCCCCAGACTCATTCTCATGTACATCCACAACCAGCTGAAAGGACGG GAGAACGTGTGCGCCCGCCTCCTGCTGAAGACGTGCATCTGCTGTCTGTGGTGTTTGGAGAAGTGCCTCAACTATCTCAATCAG AATGCATATGCAGCCACAGCCATCAACAGCACCAGTTTCTGCACGTCTGCACGTGACGCCTTCGTCATCCTCGTGGAAAACGCTCTGCGCGTCGCCACAATCAACGCCATCGGAGACTTTGTGCTCTTTCTGGCGAAG ATCCTGATCATGACGTCGACGGCCTTCGCCGGTGTCCTCCTCCTGAACTACCAGCGGGATTACACCGAGTGGCTGCTGCCGCTCATCATCGTGTGTCTCTTCTCCTTTCTGGTGGCTCACTGCTTCCTGTCCATCTTTGAGATCGTGGTGGACGTCCTCTTCCTGTGCTTTGCCATTGATACCAAGTACAATGACGGCACGCCGGGGAAGGAGTTCTTCATGGACAAAGCTTTGATG GAGTTCGTGGAGAGCAGCAGGCGGCTGGGGCGAGCAGCAGAGCGCGGGCGGAGCCGGGTGAAGGAGGCGGTGTCAGAGGGGGCGGAGATGAAGCCCATG GCCCCAGGGACGAGTTCAGCTTGA
- the slc44a1 gene encoding choline transporter-like protein 1 isoform X2, with translation MGCCGSSERTKREWRPLEDRSCTDLPWFLLFTVFCVGMGSICGFTIVTGGAARLVFGYDSYGNTCGQRNELIEGVRLSGLDHTDRKFVFFLDPCNIDIVQRKIKSVALCVSLCPAEELQTYQDLKRFAMVNGSELCSYELAAHKYPGLPERIDKCPKLPVPPSKPLPVFNRCTPVDVSCYAKFAEAVVTFVGDSSVLHRLIAGVAASKEIIIGLCVLALALSMILMVIIRYISAVLVWILTSLVVLGSLAGTGVLWWLYIDHRLYGNDTSPKLPKEAKEEMKAELSADSGQALLVYAVSASVFTIILLLLMLFMRKRVALTIALFHVAGKVFIHLPLLTLQPFVTFLALLLFWIYWILVLLFLGTSGNPEQNEETGLTEFRLTGPLQYLTWYHAVGLVWISEFILACQQMTVAGAVVTYYFTRDKNRLPVTPILSSVLRLVRYHLGTVAKGSFIITLVKIPRLILMYIHNQLKGRENVCARLLLKTCICCLWCLEKCLNYLNQNAYAATAINSTSFCTSARDAFVILVENALRVATINAIGDFVLFLAKILIMTSTAFAGVLLLNYQRDYTEWLLPLIIVCLFSFLVAHCFLSIFEIVVDVLFLCFAIDTKYNDGTPGKEFFMDKALMEFVESSRRLGRAAERGRSRVKEAVSEGAEMKPMVSECGGEGGVTRRKSSSEIAGLSARPHLVEGEEWEELQEFQVYYLLVGVLVDWMLTEQSDFVLCLSEDVVLFLCIYLPTSTLFLFVSLLHTPSSAPSAKKSAAVCTAC, from the exons ATGGGATGCTGCGGTAGCTCGGAG AGGACAAAGAGAGAATGGAGACCGCTGGAGGACCGCAGCTGCACAGACCTGCCCTGGTTCCTGCTCTTCACAGTCTTCTGCGTCGGCATG GGCAGCATCTGCGGCTTCACCATCGTCACCGGCGGCGCCGCTCGCCTGGTTTTCGGATATGACAGCTATGGCAACACCTGCGGCCAACGCAACGAGCTGATCGAAGGCGTGCGACTGAGTGGCCTCGACCACACCGACAggaa GTTCGTCTTCTTCTTGGATCCCTGCAACATCGACATAGTTCAGAGGAAAATCAAGTCTGTGGCTCTGTGTGTGTCCCTGTGTCCCGCTGAGGAGCTGCAGACCTACCAGGACCTGAAGAGATTCGCCATGGTCAACG GATCGGAGTTGTGTTCTTATGAGTTAGCTGCTCACAAATATCCCGGTCTCCCAGAGAGAATCGATAAATGTCCCAAACTTCCTGTTCCTCCCAG TAAGCCTCTGCCGGTGTTTAACCGCTGCACCCCGGTGGACGTCTCATGCTACGCCAAGTTTGCAGAGGCCGTGGTGACGTTTGTGGGCGACAGCAGTGTCTTGCACCGCCTGATCGCCGGCGTCGCCGCCAGTAAAGAGATCATTATCGGATTGTGTGTTCTCGCTCTGG CTCTTTCCATGATCCTCATGGTGATCATCCGGTACATCTCGGCTGTCCTCGTCTGGATCCTCACCTCGTTGGTCGTTCTTGGATCCCTTG CGGGGACCGGCGTGCTCTGGTGGCTCTACATCGACCATCGGCTGTACGGCAACGACACGTCCCCCAAACTACCGAAGGAGGCCAAGGAGGAGATGAAGGCGGAGCTTAGTGCTGACAGTGGGCAGGCTCTGCTGGTGTACGCCGTGTCCGCCAGTGTCTTCACC atcatcctgctgctgctgatgctgttcATGAGGAAGCGGGTGGCGCTCACCATCGCTCTGTTCCATGTGGCAGGAAAGGTCTTCATCCACCTCCCCCTCCTCACCCTGCAGCCCTTCGTCACCTTCCTGGCTCTGCTGCTCTTCTGGATCTACTGGATCCTGGTCCTGCTCTTCCTGGGAACAAGTG GGAACCCGGAGCAGAACGAGGAGACAGGGCTGACAGAGTTCAGGTTGACGGGTCCTCTGCAGTACCTGACCTGGTACCATGCTGTGGGTCTGGTCTGGATCAGTGAATTTATCCTGGCCTGCCAGCAGATGACAGTGGCAGGAGCCGTTGTTACATATTACTTCACCAG GGACAAGAACCGGCTCCCAGTGACACCGATCCTGTCCTCGGTGCTGAGGCTGGTCCGGTACCACCTTGGCACAGTTGCCAAGGGATCCTTCATCATCACGCTGGTGAAGATCCCCAGACTCATTCTCATGTACATCCACAACCAGCTGAAAGGACGG GAGAACGTGTGCGCCCGCCTCCTGCTGAAGACGTGCATCTGCTGTCTGTGGTGTTTGGAGAAGTGCCTCAACTATCTCAATCAG AATGCATATGCAGCCACAGCCATCAACAGCACCAGTTTCTGCACGTCTGCACGTGACGCCTTCGTCATCCTCGTGGAAAACGCTCTGCGCGTCGCCACAATCAACGCCATCGGAGACTTTGTGCTCTTTCTGGCGAAG ATCCTGATCATGACGTCGACGGCCTTCGCCGGTGTCCTCCTCCTGAACTACCAGCGGGATTACACCGAGTGGCTGCTGCCGCTCATCATCGTGTGTCTCTTCTCCTTTCTGGTGGCTCACTGCTTCCTGTCCATCTTTGAGATCGTGGTGGACGTCCTCTTCCTGTGCTTTGCCATTGATACCAAGTACAATGACGGCACGCCGGGGAAGGAGTTCTTCATGGACAAAGCTTTGATG GAGTTCGTGGAGAGCAGCAGGCGGCTGGGGCGAGCAGCAGAGCGCGGGCGGAGCCGGGTGAAGGAGGCGGTGTCAGAGGGGGCGGAGATGAAGCCCATGGTGAGTGAATGCGGTGGTGAAGGGGGTGTGACCAGGCGGAAAAGCTCATCAGAGATCGCAGGGTTGAGTGCGAGGCCACACCTGGTTGAGGGTGaagagtgggaggagcttcaggagttCCAGGTGTACTACCTGCTGGTGGGGGTGCTGGTGGACTGGATGCTGACGGAGCAGAGCGACTTCGTACTCTGTCTGAGTGAAGATGTTGTCCTCTTCCTTTGTATCTACCTGCCCACCTCCACCCTCTTCCTGTTTGTCAGCCTGCTGCACACGccaagctccgccccctcaGCCAAAAAATCAGCCGCCGTCTGCACCGCGTGCTAA